A single window of Caldicellulosiruptor bescii DSM 6725 DNA harbors:
- a CDS encoding YigZ family protein, protein MGFKTVAQNVRVEFVEKKSRFIASVFRVENQHEVNTFLDKVRKEFYDATHNVYAYTYGIEYPVQKYSDDGEPQGTAGLPVMEVIRKNNVSNVLIIVTRYFGGILLGASGLVRAYTQAASLGLEKAGILEYHECEEVVLSIEYFDFDKIKWLASRFNTKIEKIEYSQVVDLLLTIKKEEVDEFIKNVSDITSGNFLADKKGIVLRAI, encoded by the coding sequence ATGGGATTTAAAACCGTTGCACAAAATGTCCGAGTAGAATTTGTTGAAAAAAAGTCAAGGTTCATTGCATCAGTTTTCAGGGTAGAAAATCAGCATGAGGTTAATACCTTCCTTGACAAGGTCAGAAAAGAGTTTTATGATGCTACGCACAACGTGTATGCCTATACATATGGTATTGAATATCCTGTGCAAAAGTATTCTGATGATGGGGAGCCGCAAGGTACAGCCGGGCTTCCTGTCATGGAGGTAATAAGAAAGAATAATGTTTCAAATGTTCTGATTATAGTAACACGCTATTTTGGCGGAATCCTGCTGGGTGCGTCAGGACTTGTCAGGGCATACACTCAGGCAGCTAGCTTGGGACTTGAAAAAGCGGGTATTTTGGAGTATCATGAGTGTGAAGAGGTTGTGCTCAGCATAGAGTATTTTGATTTTGATAAGATTAAATGGCTTGCTTCAAGGTTTAATACAAAGATAGAAAAGATTGAATATTCGCAAGTTGTGGATTTGTTGCTGACAATCAAAAAAGAAGAGGTTGATGAGTTTATAAAGAACGTTTCAGATATTACATCCGGCAATTTCCTGGCTGACAAAAAAGGGATAGTTTTAAGAGCAATTTAG
- the hflX gene encoding GTPase HflX, which yields MIQKLKSHQTEEYMIDEFVYNTLKEFSVNLNKEIAIVLNRKGRIEEVIIEKKEFAELENQDSFPKKAALIFTRLSSVSHPSMLDLSTLIMKKYDYVMTISLKTEEATIAFWGRYLKEVETIGPHRIEYFYNLDISSKISEMDEKQREREKIHETLTEKEERALLVDVWPKSSSELDRHLLEELESLCKTAGVKVVDTVVQVRRSIDPAYFIGRGKAEEILSICQQKDIDVVIFNRELSPAQIKNLEELLLRKVIDRTDVILDIFARRAKTKEGKLQVELAQLLTLLPRLRGTGVLLSRLGGGIGTRGPGETKLEIDRRHIQRRIEEIKKELEKVKKNREVQRKSRVENQVPVVSIIGYTNAGKSTLMNRISKADVLVEDKLFATLDTTTRRVYHKGKEFLLTDTVGFIRNLPHHLVEAFSSTLEEVKYSNLILNVVDVSDPFYYDHIKVSEDLLKLLGAENIPLIRVYNKIDKVDLSSVDVFDNVPHVFISAQDGRGIDTLLDMIIERI from the coding sequence ATGATTCAAAAACTTAAGTCGCATCAGACAGAAGAGTATATGATTGATGAGTTTGTCTACAACACACTGAAAGAATTTTCGGTAAATCTTAATAAGGAAATAGCAATTGTTTTGAATAGAAAAGGAAGAATTGAAGAAGTCATAATAGAAAAAAAGGAATTCGCTGAACTGGAAAACCAGGATTCTTTCCCTAAAAAGGCGGCATTAATCTTTACAAGATTATCTTCAGTATCACATCCGTCAATGCTTGACCTGTCCACTCTTATAATGAAAAAGTATGACTATGTAATGACAATCTCTCTCAAAACAGAAGAAGCTACAATAGCTTTTTGGGGAAGGTATTTAAAAGAGGTTGAAACGATTGGACCGCACAGAATAGAGTATTTTTATAATCTTGATATCTCATCCAAGATTTCAGAAATGGATGAAAAACAGAGGGAAAGAGAAAAGATTCACGAGACTTTGACAGAAAAAGAGGAAAGGGCTTTGCTTGTTGATGTGTGGCCAAAAAGTTCGTCTGAACTTGACAGGCACTTGCTTGAAGAGCTTGAGAGTTTGTGCAAGACAGCAGGGGTTAAAGTTGTTGACACGGTAGTGCAAGTAAGAAGGAGCATAGACCCTGCATACTTTATAGGAAGAGGTAAAGCAGAAGAGATACTTTCAATCTGCCAGCAGAAGGACATTGACGTTGTGATATTCAACAGAGAGCTTTCACCTGCTCAGATAAAAAACTTAGAAGAGCTGCTTTTGAGAAAAGTGATAGACAGAACTGATGTGATACTTGATATATTTGCAAGGCGTGCAAAGACCAAAGAGGGGAAACTTCAGGTAGAACTTGCACAGCTTTTGACCCTGCTTCCGCGCCTGCGTGGAACAGGAGTGCTGCTTTCAAGGCTTGGTGGCGGAATTGGGACAAGAGGGCCTGGTGAGACCAAGCTTGAGATTGACAGGAGACATATCCAGCGCAGGATTGAAGAGATAAAAAAAGAGCTTGAAAAGGTGAAAAAAAATAGAGAAGTTCAGAGGAAGAGCAGGGTAGAAAACCAGGTGCCGGTTGTATCAATAATTGGTTACACAAACGCAGGCAAATCTACCCTCATGAACAGAATTTCAAAAGCAGATGTTTTGGTGGAAGACAAACTGTTTGCAACACTTGATACTACAACAAGACGAGTGTACCACAAGGGCAAAGAATTTTTGCTCACAGATACTGTTGGGTTTATAAGAAACTTGCCGCATCATCTTGTTGAGGCATTTTCCTCAACATTAGAAGAGGTCAAGTATTCAAACCTTATACTGAACGTTGTGGACGTTTCTGACCCGTTTTATTATGATCATATAAAAGTGTCTGAGGATTTATTAAAACTGCTTGGAGCAGAAAATATCCCTCTTATAAGGGTTTACAACAAGATAGATAAAGTGGACCTTTCAAGTGTGGATGTGTTTGACAATGTACCGCATGTATTTATCTCTGCTCAAGATGGCAGAGGCATTGATACTTTGCTTGATATGATCATTGAGAGGATTTAG
- the rpoC gene encoding DNA-directed RNA polymerase subunit beta' — translation MDLFNFDAIKISLASPEKIREWSRGEVKKPETINYRTLKPEKDGLFCEKIFGPTKDWECHCGKYKKVKYKGVVCDKCGVEVTKAKVRRERMGHIELAAPVSHIWYFKGVPSRMGLILDMTPRNLEKVLYFAAYVVIDPGDVTNLEKKQILSEKEYRELKEKYGDRFKAGMGAEAIKELLKEIDLEKLAQELRQELETATGQKKLKIIKRLEVVEAFRKSGNRPEWMILDVIPVIPPELRPMVQLDGGRFATSDLNDLYRRVINRNNRLKKLMDLGAPDIIIRNEKRMLQEAVDALIDNGRRGRPVTGPGNRPLKSLSDMLKGKQGRFRQNLLGKRVDYSGRSVIVVGPELKIYQCGLPKEMALELFKPFVMKKLVEKGICNNIKNAKKAVERQRSEVWDILEEVIKDHPVLLNRAPTLHRLGIQAFEPVLVEGRAIRLHPLVCTAYNADFDGDQMAVHVPLSAEAQAEARFLMLSANNLLKPADGKPIVVPTQDMVLGIYYLTLEKKGDKGEGMIFSSEEEALLAYEHKVVGLHARIKVKRTAEVDGEVISGLVETTVGKIILNQVIPQDLGFVDRSKRENLLKYEIDTLVDKKMLGKIIDRCIKVYGNTRTAEILDEIKELGFKFSTRGAITISVSDMVIPEVKQKLIAEAEQKVENIEKLYRHGLISDQERYEQVISIWNETKDKLTEELIQNLDEFNPIFMMANSGARGSKNQISQLAGMRGLMANPSGKTIEMPIKSNFREGLNVIEFFISTHGARKGLADTALRTADSGYLTRRLVDVAQDIIVREEDCGTEKGIWVEEIRDGTEVIETLEERIIGRYAADDIKNEKTGEVIVKKNELITEEAAKKIVDAGINRVYVRSVLECKTRYGVCTKCYGLDLGTGQPVNVGEAVGIIAAQAIGEPGTQLTMRTFHTGGIAGQDITQGLPRVEELFEARKPKGVAVISEIEGYVSIKEDKKRTITVRNDNGEERTYEIPYGARLKVNDGDYIQAGDELTEGSINPHDLLKIKGPRGVQSYLLAEVQKVYKMQGVDINDKHIEIIIRQMMKKVKIEDPGDTELLPGDIVEIHRFEEENDKAIAEGKRPALGRRVLLGITKAALSTESFLSAASFQETTRVLTDAAIKGKVDPLIGLKENVIIGKLIPAGTGMAKYRNIVIEENQ, via the coding sequence ATGGATTTGTTCAATTTCGATGCTATTAAAATCAGTCTTGCTTCTCCTGAAAAGATAAGAGAATGGTCGCGCGGTGAGGTAAAAAAACCCGAGACTATAAACTATAGAACACTCAAACCTGAAAAGGATGGGCTTTTCTGTGAAAAGATTTTTGGTCCAACAAAGGACTGGGAATGCCACTGCGGAAAGTATAAAAAGGTCAAATATAAGGGTGTTGTTTGTGACAAGTGCGGTGTTGAGGTAACAAAGGCAAAGGTAAGACGTGAGAGGATGGGGCATATTGAACTTGCTGCCCCTGTCTCTCACATCTGGTATTTCAAAGGTGTTCCAAGCAGGATGGGTCTTATCCTGGACATGACCCCGCGAAATTTAGAAAAGGTTTTGTACTTTGCCGCATATGTAGTAATTGACCCGGGCGATGTAACAAATTTAGAAAAGAAACAGATTCTCTCTGAAAAAGAGTACAGGGAACTAAAAGAAAAATATGGCGACAGGTTTAAGGCAGGGATGGGAGCAGAGGCAATCAAAGAGCTTTTGAAAGAGATTGACCTGGAAAAACTGGCGCAAGAGCTCAGGCAAGAACTTGAGACTGCAACAGGCCAGAAAAAATTAAAGATAATCAAAAGACTTGAAGTTGTTGAAGCTTTTAGAAAGTCTGGCAACCGTCCTGAATGGATGATACTTGATGTTATACCAGTCATTCCACCTGAACTCAGACCAATGGTCCAGCTTGACGGTGGAAGGTTTGCAACGTCAGATCTGAATGATCTTTACAGAAGAGTAATAAACAGAAATAATAGGCTTAAAAAACTAATGGATTTAGGTGCACCGGATATAATTATCAGAAATGAAAAGAGAATGCTTCAAGAAGCTGTTGATGCTCTTATAGACAATGGAAGGCGTGGAAGACCAGTAACAGGTCCTGGCAACAGACCGCTCAAGTCACTTTCCGATATGCTCAAAGGAAAGCAGGGAAGGTTCAGACAGAATCTTTTGGGAAAGAGAGTTGACTATTCAGGGCGTTCTGTTATAGTTGTTGGGCCTGAGCTTAAGATTTACCAGTGTGGGCTTCCAAAAGAGATGGCTTTAGAGCTTTTCAAACCATTTGTCATGAAAAAGCTGGTTGAGAAAGGAATCTGCAATAACATAAAAAATGCAAAGAAAGCCGTTGAAAGACAGAGAAGTGAAGTCTGGGATATTTTAGAAGAGGTAATAAAAGACCATCCAGTACTGCTAAACAGAGCACCCACTTTGCACAGGCTTGGTATTCAGGCGTTCGAGCCGGTACTTGTTGAGGGGAGGGCTATAAGACTTCATCCACTTGTTTGTACAGCGTACAATGCTGACTTTGACGGTGACCAGATGGCAGTACACGTTCCACTTTCTGCAGAGGCACAGGCTGAAGCAAGGTTTTTGATGCTTTCTGCAAATAACCTATTAAAACCAGCAGATGGCAAACCAATTGTGGTTCCAACCCAGGATATGGTTTTGGGAATTTACTACCTCACTCTTGAAAAGAAAGGTGACAAGGGTGAGGGTATGATATTCTCATCAGAAGAAGAAGCGCTTTTGGCATATGAGCACAAGGTTGTTGGACTTCACGCAAGGATAAAAGTTAAGAGAACAGCAGAAGTAGATGGGGAAGTTATCTCTGGACTTGTTGAGACAACTGTGGGGAAGATTATACTAAATCAGGTAATTCCTCAGGATCTTGGTTTTGTTGATAGAAGCAAGAGAGAAAATCTTTTGAAGTATGAAATTGACACACTTGTTGATAAAAAGATGCTTGGGAAAATTATTGACAGGTGTATAAAGGTTTATGGAAATACCCGAACGGCAGAGATACTGGACGAGATAAAAGAACTTGGATTTAAATTTTCAACAAGAGGAGCAATTACCATTTCAGTTTCAGACATGGTTATTCCAGAAGTCAAACAAAAGCTCATAGCAGAGGCTGAACAAAAGGTTGAGAACATTGAAAAACTATACAGACATGGTTTGATTTCTGACCAAGAAAGGTATGAACAAGTAATTTCTATATGGAACGAAACAAAAGACAAGCTCACAGAAGAACTTATCCAGAATCTTGATGAATTCAATCCAATATTTATGATGGCTAACTCTGGTGCAAGAGGTTCTAAAAACCAGATATCACAGCTTGCTGGTATGAGGGGACTAATGGCAAACCCATCTGGAAAAACAATTGAGATGCCTATAAAGTCAAACTTTAGAGAAGGCTTAAATGTAATAGAGTTCTTTATCTCTACGCACGGTGCGAGAAAAGGCTTAGCAGACACAGCACTGAGAACTGCAGACTCGGGTTACTTGACAAGAAGGCTTGTTGATGTTGCTCAGGATATAATTGTTCGGGAAGAGGATTGTGGAACAGAAAAAGGCATATGGGTTGAAGAGATAAGAGATGGCACAGAGGTAATTGAAACACTTGAAGAGAGGATTATAGGAAGATATGCAGCTGATGATATAAAAAATGAAAAAACAGGTGAGGTAATAGTAAAGAAAAATGAGCTAATTACAGAAGAGGCAGCAAAAAAGATTGTAGATGCGGGGATCAACAGGGTATATGTAAGGTCAGTTTTAGAGTGCAAAACAAGATACGGAGTTTGTACAAAATGTTATGGACTTGACCTTGGTACAGGTCAGCCGGTGAATGTTGGAGAAGCAGTTGGTATCATTGCTGCACAGGCTATAGGTGAGCCGGGTACTCAGCTTACAATGAGAACATTCCACACAGGTGGTATTGCTGGGCAAGACATTACGCAAGGTCTTCCAAGGGTTGAGGAGTTGTTCGAGGCAAGAAAACCAAAGGGTGTTGCTGTGATTTCTGAAATAGAAGGGTATGTTTCAATAAAAGAAGACAAAAAGAGGACAATAACAGTTCGAAATGACAATGGTGAAGAGAGAACGTATGAAATACCGTACGGTGCAAGATTAAAAGTAAACGATGGTGATTATATTCAAGCAGGGGATGAGTTGACAGAAGGTTCAATAAATCCACATGACCTTTTGAAAATAAAAGGACCAAGAGGTGTTCAGAGCTATCTTTTAGCTGAGGTACAGAAAGTTTACAAGATGCAGGGCGTTGACATAAACGACAAGCACATAGAGATAATAATCAGACAGATGATGAAGAAGGTCAAAATTGAAGACCCAGGCGATACTGAACTGTTGCCAGGCGACATTGTAGAAATACACAGATTTGAAGAGGAAAACGACAAGGCAATAGCAGAAGGAAAGCGTCCTGCACTTGGAAGAAGGGTACTACTTGGCATAACAAAAGCAGCACTCTCTACTGAGTCGTTCTTGTCTGCTGCATCTTTCCAGGAAACAACAAGAGTACTGACAGATGCAGCAATAAAAGGGAAAGTTGATCCTCTAATTGGTCTTAAGGAAAATGTCATCATTGGTAAGTTAATTCCTGCAGGAACTGGAATGGCAAAGTACAGAAATATTGTTATTGAAGAAAATCAGTAG
- the rpsG gene encoding 30S ribosomal protein S7, translating into MPRKGPVKKREILPDPVYNDKVVAKLINKVMYDGKKSIAQKIVYGAFDIIREKTGKDPLEVLEAALNNVMPVLEVRPRRVGGATYQVPIEVAPDRRLSLGIRWLVEYARERKDKRTMKEKLAAEIMDAANNTGGAVKKKEDTHRMAEANRAFAHYRW; encoded by the coding sequence TTGCCAAGAAAAGGACCGGTTAAAAAGAGAGAAATATTGCCGGACCCGGTATATAATGATAAGGTGGTTGCAAAGCTTATTAACAAAGTTATGTATGATGGTAAAAAATCAATTGCGCAGAAGATTGTATATGGTGCGTTTGATATTATAAGAGAAAAAACTGGCAAAGACCCACTGGAAGTACTTGAGGCAGCTCTTAATAATGTAATGCCTGTATTAGAAGTTCGTCCAAGAAGAGTTGGTGGTGCAACATACCAGGTGCCAATTGAGGTTGCACCAGATAGAAGGCTTTCTCTTGGAATTAGATGGCTTGTTGAATATGCGAGAGAGAGAAAAGACAAAAGGACAATGAAAGAGAAACTTGCAGCAGAGATTATGGATGCAGCTAATAATACAGGTGGCGCAGTCAAAAAGAAAGAAGATACACATAGAATGGCAGAAGCAAATAGAGCATTTGCACATTACAGATGGTAA
- a CDS encoding L7Ae/L30e/S12e/Gadd45 family ribosomal protein, with the protein MSSSDIEALKTSPKTVGARQTAQAIQKGKAKVVFVAKDSDEWVVRDIIDMCKQKGIKLVFVDSKKELGKICGISVAASSAAIIE; encoded by the coding sequence TTGTCATCATCAGACATTGAAGCTTTAAAAACTTCACCAAAGACAGTTGGTGCGCGTCAGACTGCCCAAGCTATCCAAAAAGGCAAAGCGAAGGTTGTTTTTGTCGCAAAGGACAGCGATGAGTGGGTAGTGAGGGATATAATAGATATGTGCAAGCAAAAAGGGATAAAACTTGTGTTTGTGGATTCCAAAAAAGAGCTTGGCAAAATTTGTGGTATAAGTGTGGCAGCATCGTCTGCCGCAATAATTGAATAA
- the tuf gene encoding elongation factor Tu, translating to MAKAKFERTKPHVNIGTIGHVDHGKTTLTAAITKVLALKGKAQFMAYDQIDKAPEERERGITINTAHVEYETDARHYAHVDCPGHADYVKNMITGAAQMDGAILVVSAADGPMPQTREHILLARQVNVPYIVVFLNKVDMVDDPELIELVEMEVRELLSKYGYPGDEVPIVKGSALKALESTSQDPNAPEYQCILELMDAVDKYIPTPQRDIDKPFLMPIEDVFSITGRGTVVTGRVERGTLKTGEEVEIVGFAPEPRKTVVTGIEMFRKVLDEAVAGDNVGCLLRGIQKNEVERGQVLAKPGTIKPHTKFKAQVYVLTKEEGGRHTPFFNGYRPQFYFRTTDVTGTITLPEGVEMCMPGDNVEMTVELISPIAIESGLRFAIREGGRTVGAGSVTTIIE from the coding sequence ATGGCAAAGGCTAAATTTGAAAGAACAAAACCACACGTAAACATAGGTACAATTGGACACGTTGACCATGGGAAAACAACATTGACAGCTGCAATTACAAAGGTTTTAGCTCTCAAAGGTAAAGCACAGTTTATGGCTTATGACCAGATTGACAAGGCTCCAGAGGAAAGAGAAAGAGGTATTACAATCAACACAGCACACGTTGAGTATGAGACAGATGCAAGACACTATGCACACGTTGACTGTCCAGGTCACGCTGACTACGTTAAGAACATGATAACAGGTGCTGCTCAAATGGATGGTGCAATCTTAGTAGTTTCTGCAGCAGACGGTCCAATGCCACAGACAAGAGAGCACATTTTGCTTGCGCGACAGGTTAACGTTCCATACATCGTTGTATTCCTCAATAAGGTTGACATGGTAGATGATCCAGAATTGATTGAATTGGTAGAAATGGAAGTAAGAGAACTTCTTTCTAAGTATGGCTATCCAGGAGATGAAGTACCAATAGTAAAAGGTTCAGCTTTGAAGGCTTTAGAGTCAACATCACAAGATCCAAATGCTCCAGAATATCAGTGCATCTTAGAGCTCATGGATGCTGTTGACAAATACATCCCAACACCACAGAGAGACATTGACAAACCATTCTTGATGCCAATTGAAGACGTGTTCTCAATCACAGGTAGAGGTACTGTTGTAACGGGTAGAGTTGAAAGAGGAACACTCAAGACAGGAGAAGAGGTTGAAATTGTAGGTTTTGCTCCAGAGCCAAGAAAGACAGTTGTTACAGGTATTGAGATGTTCAGAAAAGTATTGGACGAGGCTGTTGCTGGTGACAATGTAGGGTGCCTTCTCAGAGGTATTCAGAAGAATGAGGTTGAAAGAGGTCAGGTTCTTGCAAAGCCAGGCACAATTAAACCTCATACAAAGTTCAAAGCACAGGTTTACGTTTTGACAAAAGAAGAGGGAGGAAGACATACACCATTCTTCAATGGTTACAGACCACAGTTTTATTTCAGAACAACAGACGTTACAGGAACAATCACACTACCAGAGGGTGTAGAGATGTGTATGCCTGGCGACAACGTTGAGATGACAGTTGAACTTATCTCTCCAATTGCTATTGAGTCAGGACTCAGATTTGCTATCCGCGAAGGCGGAAGAACAGTTGGTGCAGGTTCTGTTACAACAATAATTGAATAA
- the fusA gene encoding elongation factor G: MPRQFPLEKTRNIGIMAHIDAGKTTTTERILFYTGKVHKMGEVHEGTATMDWMEQEQERGITITSAATTCEWKGHRINIIDTPGHVDFTVEVERSLRVLDGAIAVFCAKGGVEPQSETVWRQADKYRVPRIAYVNKMDIMGANFFNVIEMMKERLGANPVAIQVPIGKEDTFRGIVDLLTMKAIIYVDDLGKVSQETDIPEEVKDIAEEYRIKLLEAVAETDEEIMVKYLEGEEITVEELKAAIRKATINMQMTPVLCGSSYRNKGVQPLLDAVVDYLPSPVDIAAVKGFSPDTGEEIERKTSEDEPFCALAFKIMSDPYVGKLTFLRVYSGVLHAGSYVYNSTKNKKERVGRLLHMHANHREDVDAVYAGDICAAIGLSNTTTGDTLCDENHPIVLESMEFPEPVIQVAIEPKTKADQEKMGIALQRLAEEDPTFKVSTNHETGQTLIAGMGELHLEIIVDRMRREFKVEVNVGKPQVAYKETIKKSVKVEGKYIRQSGGRGQYGHVWLELEPLERGAGYEFVNKIVGGVIPKEFIPSVDAGVQEAMQSGVLAGYPVVDVRVTLFDGSYHEVDSSDMAFRIAAAQAFREGMKKADPVLLEPIMKVEVVVPEEYMGDVMGDINSRRGRIEGMELRGNAQVIRAYVPLAEMFGYATDLRSKTQGRGTYTMQFDHYEEVPKNIADKILEMKNK; the protein is encoded by the coding sequence TTGCCCAGGCAGTTTCCGCTTGAAAAAACAAGAAATATAGGTATTATGGCTCATATAGATGCGGGGAAAACAACAACAACAGAAAGAATTCTCTTTTACACAGGTAAGGTTCACAAGATGGGTGAAGTCCACGAAGGAACTGCTACTATGGACTGGATGGAGCAGGAACAGGAAAGAGGTATTACAATTACCTCTGCTGCTACAACATGTGAGTGGAAAGGTCATAGAATAAACATTATTGACACACCAGGACATGTGGACTTCACTGTTGAGGTAGAGAGGTCTCTGCGCGTGCTTGACGGTGCAATTGCTGTGTTTTGTGCCAAAGGCGGCGTAGAACCCCAGTCAGAGACTGTTTGGAGACAGGCTGACAAATACCGTGTTCCAAGGATAGCTTATGTTAACAAGATGGACATAATGGGTGCAAATTTTTTCAATGTCATTGAGATGATGAAAGAAAGACTTGGTGCAAACCCAGTTGCAATCCAGGTTCCAATTGGGAAAGAGGATACTTTCAGAGGTATTGTTGACCTTCTAACAATGAAGGCTATAATCTATGTTGACGACCTTGGAAAAGTATCTCAGGAAACTGATATTCCAGAGGAAGTAAAGGATATTGCTGAAGAATATAGGATTAAACTTTTAGAAGCTGTAGCTGAGACTGATGAAGAGATTATGGTGAAATATTTAGAGGGTGAAGAGATTACAGTTGAAGAGCTCAAAGCTGCAATAAGAAAAGCTACAATCAACATGCAAATGACACCTGTACTTTGTGGTTCATCATATAGAAACAAAGGTGTTCAGCCACTTTTAGATGCAGTTGTTGATTATCTGCCATCACCTGTTGACATTGCTGCAGTAAAAGGATTTTCACCTGATACTGGCGAAGAAATTGAAAGAAAAACAAGTGAAGATGAACCATTCTGTGCACTAGCATTTAAGATTATGTCTGACCCATATGTTGGTAAACTAACATTCTTGAGAGTTTACTCAGGTGTTCTTCATGCAGGATCATACGTTTATAACTCAACAAAGAACAAGAAAGAAAGAGTAGGAAGACTTTTGCATATGCACGCAAACCACAGAGAAGATGTTGATGCGGTATATGCTGGTGATATCTGTGCAGCAATTGGTCTTTCCAATACTACAACAGGTGATACCCTCTGCGATGAAAATCATCCAATTGTATTAGAGTCTATGGAATTTCCAGAACCTGTTATACAGGTTGCTATTGAACCAAAGACTAAAGCTGACCAAGAGAAGATGGGTATTGCACTGCAAAGACTTGCAGAAGAAGACCCAACATTCAAAGTATCTACAAATCACGAGACAGGACAAACTCTCATTGCAGGTATGGGAGAACTTCACCTTGAGATTATTGTTGACAGAATGAGAAGAGAGTTCAAGGTAGAGGTAAATGTAGGTAAACCTCAGGTTGCTTACAAAGAGACAATCAAGAAATCTGTCAAGGTGGAAGGTAAGTATATCAGACAGTCTGGTGGTAGAGGTCAGTACGGTCACGTTTGGCTTGAGCTTGAACCACTTGAGAGAGGTGCAGGGTATGAGTTTGTCAACAAGATAGTCGGTGGTGTGATTCCGAAAGAGTTTATACCATCTGTCGATGCAGGTGTCCAGGAAGCAATGCAGTCAGGTGTTTTGGCAGGATATCCTGTTGTGGATGTAAGAGTTACACTGTTTGACGGTTCGTACCACGAGGTTGACTCGAGCGACATGGCGTTTAGAATTGCAGCAGCTCAGGCGTTCAGAGAAGGCATGAAAAAGGCAGACCCAGTACTCTTAGAGCCTATTATGAAGGTGGAGGTTGTTGTACCTGAGGAGTACATGGGTGATGTCATGGGTGATATCAACTCCAGACGTGGAAGAATTGAGGGTATGGAACTTAGAGGAAATGCCCAAGTCATTCGTGCATATGTTCCGCTTGCAGAGATGTTTGGTTATGCAACAGACCTGAGGTCAAAGACACAGGGTCGAGGAACATACACCATGCAGTTTGACCACTATGAAGAGGTTCCAAAGAATATTGCTGATAAGATTCTTGAAATGAAGAATAAATAA
- a CDS encoding NUDIX hydrolase: MLIRNCAGGVVFYQGKIFIMKNEKGEWVFPKGVIRNGEIAPEVAVRRVKEEVGIDASILSTAGQTSYEFYSVTRQRPVCNKIIWYIMEAKSPEFLKENKEENVFDAGYFDIEEAIQKITYSQDKALASCAYEQYKQLVNI, translated from the coding sequence TTGCTTATCAGAAATTGTGCTGGTGGAGTTGTGTTCTACCAGGGAAAAATCTTTATCATGAAGAACGAGAAGGGCGAATGGGTGTTTCCAAAAGGTGTTATTCGAAACGGCGAGATTGCGCCCGAAGTTGCGGTAAGAAGGGTTAAGGAAGAAGTTGGGATTGATGCTTCAATTCTCTCTACAGCAGGTCAAACAAGCTATGAGTTCTATTCTGTCACACGTCAGAGACCAGTTTGTAACAAGATTATATGGTATATTATGGAAGCAAAATCTCCAGAATTTTTAAAAGAGAACAAGGAAGAAAACGTTTTTGATGCTGGATATTTTGATATTGAAGAGGCTATCCAGAAGATTACTTACAGCCAAGACAAGGCTCTGGCATCTTGTGCATATGAACAGTACAAACAGCTTGTGAATATTTAA
- the rpsL gene encoding 30S ribosomal protein S12, whose protein sequence is MPTINQLVRYGREKKVEKSKAPALQKGFNSLKKKYYDISCPQRRGVCTVVKTVTPKKPNSALRKVARVRLTNGIEVTAYIPGIGHNLQEHSVVLVRGGRVKDLPGVRYHIVRGTLDCAGVANRRQGRSKYGAKRPKQQAAGAAKK, encoded by the coding sequence ATGCCAACAATAAACCAGCTTGTTAGGTACGGCAGAGAGAAAAAGGTTGAAAAGTCAAAGGCACCAGCGCTTCAAAAGGGGTTTAACTCTTTGAAGAAGAAATATTATGATATCAGCTGTCCTCAGAGAAGAGGAGTTTGTACAGTTGTAAAAACTGTTACGCCTAAAAAGCCAAACTCAGCTTTAAGAAAAGTAGCAAGGGTAAGACTTACAAATGGTATTGAAGTGACAGCGTACATCCCTGGTATTGGTCACAACTTACAAGAACACTCAGTTGTGCTTGTAAGAGGCGGAAGAGTCAAGGACCTGCCAGGTGTCAGATACCACATTGTAAGAGGTACCTTAGACTGTGCTGGTGTTGCTAACAGAAGACAGGGCCGTTCCAAATATGGTGCAAAAAGGCCAAAACAACAAGCAGCAGGCGCTGCAAAGAAATAA